In Mesorhizobium sp., one DNA window encodes the following:
- a CDS encoding tetratricopeptide repeat protein, which yields MARSRRKTEETASTPIRSSWARLRERLSLPGLESWSTNVRTVLLNVVFLVVVIILVPLLIGQFRRDQVIIEPIAVPEALAARGMTAEVVASRIWDGLSDVGRAANTSKESIAALPDSRRVEFSFPDSGFSIESLVFHVRRLFNAYETRIAGEFVCETADCALEGLRLRLRVVREAVDLVDLPPIGATSDRDYFAKAAAGILAILDPFVAISAASVEQPLSATILARRLIRSHHKDAKWAHNLIGLIRADEGDAKAAMEEYRAALALDPAFLPARVNLGNALLKAGDLAAARAEYAEVRRRDPKNVFATEGFAEIALAEGKTDEAAATYLKAADDSPLDPRFPTRAGRILLQAGRTEEGVAQLTRALELDPGYLPAFAELAAMHLASGDNAAAERIYRNAADYAPDDADAQASHGRILAVVDDFTGAEQRYARAVRLAPEDAAYRLEYGRVLQRLSRHDEAMAQLREAQRLAPENADVWMSMGDSYRDTGRNADAVDAYRKYLELAKPDDFMRPVAERFIELLSG from the coding sequence ATGGCGCGAAGCAGGCGAAAGACGGAGGAGACGGCGTCGACGCCAATACGATCCTCCTGGGCCAGGCTGCGCGAGCGGCTGTCGCTGCCGGGGCTCGAAAGCTGGTCGACCAACGTCCGCACCGTGCTTCTCAACGTCGTTTTCCTCGTCGTCGTCATCATATTGGTGCCGTTGCTGATCGGCCAGTTCCGCCGTGACCAGGTCATCATCGAGCCGATCGCCGTGCCCGAAGCGCTCGCGGCGCGGGGGATGACGGCCGAGGTCGTCGCCAGCCGCATCTGGGATGGGCTGTCGGACGTCGGGCGCGCCGCGAACACGTCCAAGGAGAGCATCGCCGCCCTGCCGGATTCGCGCCGCGTCGAGTTTTCCTTTCCCGATTCGGGCTTCTCCATCGAATCCCTCGTCTTCCACGTCCGCCGTCTGTTCAACGCCTACGAGACACGCATCGCCGGCGAATTCGTCTGCGAGACCGCCGACTGCGCATTGGAAGGGCTGCGACTTCGCCTACGCGTCGTGCGCGAGGCGGTCGACCTCGTCGACCTGCCGCCGATCGGCGCCACCTCCGACCGTGATTATTTCGCCAAGGCCGCGGCGGGCATCCTCGCGATCCTCGACCCGTTCGTGGCGATTTCCGCGGCGTCGGTCGAACAGCCGCTGTCGGCCACGATCCTGGCCCGTCGCCTGATCCGCTCGCACCACAAGGATGCGAAATGGGCCCACAACCTGATCGGCCTGATCCGCGCCGACGAGGGCGACGCCAAGGCGGCGATGGAGGAATACCGCGCGGCGCTGGCGCTCGACCCGGCCTTCCTCCCGGCCCGCGTCAATCTCGGCAATGCGCTGCTCAAGGCCGGCGATCTGGCTGCCGCCCGCGCCGAATATGCAGAGGTGCGGCGGCGCGATCCGAAGAACGTCTTCGCCACGGAAGGCTTCGCCGAGATCGCGCTCGCCGAAGGCAAGACGGACGAGGCGGCGGCGACCTATCTAAAGGCCGCAGATGATTCGCCGCTCGATCCTCGCTTTCCGACAAGGGCCGGCCGCATCCTTCTCCAGGCTGGCAGGACCGAAGAGGGCGTCGCCCAGCTGACGCGCGCCCTTGAACTCGACCCCGGCTATCTTCCGGCCTTCGCCGAGCTGGCGGCGATGCACCTCGCCAGCGGCGACAACGCGGCCGCGGAGCGCATCTACCGCAACGCCGCCGATTACGCGCCCGACGACGCAGATGCCCAGGCCTCGCACGGGCGCATACTCGCCGTCGTCGACGATTTCACCGGCGCCGAGCAGCGCTATGCCCGCGCCGTGAGGCTCGCGCCGGAAGACGCTGCCTACCGGCTGGAATACGGCCGCGTCCTGCAGCGGCTTTCCCGCCACGACGAGGCCATGGCGCAACTGCGCGAGGCGCAACGGCTCGCGCCCGAAAATGCCGACGTCTGGATGTCGATGGGCGACAGCTACCGCGACACGGGGCGGAACGCAGACGCGGTCGATGCCTACCGGAAGTATCTCGAACTCGCCAAGCCGGACGATTTCATGCGGCCTGTCGCCGAACGCTTCATCGAGCTCCTGTCGGGCTGA